The Suricata suricatta isolate VVHF042 chromosome 13, meerkat_22Aug2017_6uvM2_HiC, whole genome shotgun sequence nucleotide sequence AATGATCTCATCAGATGCTTTTGTGTCTTTTGACTTGGGCTTCATGTACATAAAAAGGGCTGAGCCATAGAATAAGATCACCACAGTCAGGTGGGCAGAACAGGTagaaaaagctttctttctcccttcagcaGAATTAATTCTCAGGATGGAAGAGAGGataaaaacataggaaatgaaaattaacagcAGAGGAATCACCAATAAAACAATACCCCCCACTGTCATGATGAACACGTTCATGGAAATATCTGTACACACAAGTTTGAGAAGGGCCAGGATCTCACAGGTAATATGATCAATGACATTATTCCCACAGAAAGGCAATATCATTGCCATGACTGTTTGCACTAAGGAGGTCAGACAGCCTATGATCCAGGACCAAGCAGCCATGTGCACATAGAGCACCCTGTGCATGATGATGGGGTACCTCAGtgggttgcagatggccacaCATCGATCATAGGCCATCATAGCCAAGAGGACACACTCAGTGGAGCCCAACCCAAGGGAGACAACCATCTGCAGAGCACAGCCCATGAAGGAGATAGATTTTCTTCCAGACTTAAATAATATAAGCATCGGGGGGATGAATGATGATGTGTAGCAGATGTCCAAGAACGAGAGGTTTccaaggaagaagtacatgggggtgtggaggcgaGAATCCAGTATGATGATGAAAATGAGGAGGCTATTTCCCAGCTGGATTATCACGTACATGATGAGGCAGAGGGTGAACAGAAGAAGCTGGAGCTCTGGGTATTTGGAAAGTCCCACCAGAAAGAATTCGGTCACAGCTGAAGAATTCCCCATCTTCTTGTGTCCATGTCACATTCAGGGTTTAGAAAAGGGGGAAGACTCagggaaatttaaatttctgatgtggatttatcaaataattttcccttccaatattttttttttttgtccttgggAGGAGTTGTTGAGGAGAAAGGTGTGAAAGAGGAATAGCTATCTTTCTGTTCAGAAAAGGTCCCAGATGAGTGGGGATACTTTCTAATCTAGAGTGAATAAGAGGAAGCAAAGGCAGTAAATTCACCAAAAACAATCCATTACACAAAGCCTATCTTAATCCCCTTTCCTTCCACTTTTGCTATATCTCCTCCCTGTAGGTCTCAAGGAAGGATTGTTGGGCAGATTTGCTTCACAGTAATCTTCATTAGTCCTTCCACAAATGACATCCTAAGAGAGACATACAATCTAAGGAAAAGCAATGTGCTTGGTATGCAAAACAACTTCATGGATAGTCTCTAGGTCCTTCTTCAACCAAAGTGTCACCCCTAGGTCCCTCTAATGTAGAAATTCTGAAGGCACTACTGATACCCTCAATGCTCTGAAATGGCCATGCTGAATTTCTTTTACTTCCCGGAAAATACTGCATATCCTCTTTTTCCTTATGCTTTTGTGTATGCTGTTCTGTTAATCTGGAAGGGCCTCTCCCAATTTAGATAGTATCTTTTCTAGCAATGGTTGTTTGCCTCCTAATCTAAATAGGGTAGTGATTATGTGTTGTCACTGAACCCAGTACCTTCCTCACTTACTCATTTATGCAACACATTCTATGTCACATGTACTATGATGTGTAATAAGGGACTCATGAGTAGTGGATTTTCAAAATTGAAGCTGAATCCTGAATGCTTATGatagtattttatgcttttaagaaaaaaataatgtgctgTATAATATGTTCCAATGTGAAAAAGTTATGGAAcactttgcaaaatattttcacaaactaCAATTACACAAAATTTTTAGAGTACAACTATGGTCAGTCCCATTTATGAATGCATATGTAATGAATAAAACGTGTATCCAAGTTACATACTAAgaatatgacatttatttttattaaagcatgaaattctaaattaatgcttggaaattaaaaaatagaatattttcatctatCTAGATGCCAAAAAGCAATGATAGAACATAATACATATTGCTAAGATGATAAAGATGATCTCTTTTAACCTTTGGTCAACATAATTTCAAATGGTGAGATCTGGAGATGTTTCCCAAAAAGTCATTCAAAGTTTAAAGTTGCATTATTATGATTACTTAACATTCCCTCCCCGCCATTCAACAGtagattagaaaaacaaataaatggcattacataaatattatatgtcaagGTCAATCATTCATGATaagtgttataattttatttctctggcaTGTTGTGGTTatgataaacacatgaaaatataatgTCACATGTAATATCACCACTGCAAATTGTAGTCTTGAAGAAGAGCTAAGGATAAAGGACAATGCTGATGGTATAAcattacaagaagaaaaagaattttctaaataGCATAAATGattactatatatatgtgtatatctatatatctatatctatatgcctatatagatatatggatataaatatatatctggcTCCAAAATTTTCACTTAGTTTCTTCTAGACTATGGGAATTGGGACATTAATaactttctttctattctttatgttttccaaatatttcttaattagcctttattttatggttataaatatcagaaataataCTTTCAAGTTCTTCTTAGAAGCGAATAGTGCCTAGGACATCCAGAGACTTTGCGCCAGTCTTCTTTAAAActcaagtagaaaataaaatagtccatGGACAGGAAATTGGACAGGGGCTCTATGTTGCTTTATGTTACAGAGATCAATTTAATGCCCTTTAGTGTTCCAAGTTCAAACTTACACATATATCCACTATCAGCAGACATATTGACTTAAGGATTGGAAAAAGGATTCTAGAACTCATTAATTAAATGTGACCAAGGTAGGTGGTGCAGAAAGGATGCAGTATAAAGAATCTGACAGTATCACAAGAAATGAAGGAGATACCTGGTATGTAGGAAGGAGGATAAGAAACTTTTGgtatctcttttgttgttgttgttgtgctcTACAGAGGTAGAATTTCAGTTTCTTGTTGTCCAAGTTTTGTTCATCTCATTCCAAAGGCCTGCTCATTAGATATGTCCTCACCGTTGGCCATCAtctgtggaaagaaaggaaactctGCTTGAGGATTATGGATTGTGAAGCATTCACCCTTTTCTCCCCATGTTTACCAGTAGAAGAGAGGAGGAGTTTGTAAAGCACAAGTACTTACCTCTACTctctgatatttttgttttttgagagagagagacagacagacagagagggggaaagagaaggagacacaatatccaaagcaggctccaggctctgaggtgtcagcacagagtctgatgtggggcttgaacccatgaacggtgagatgatgacctgagccgaagtcggcacttaaccaactgagccacccaggtgccccactactcTTTGATTTTAAGTCAAGGAACATTTTGAAGCACAGCACGGCACACTTAATATTACATCTATATCCTGTACCCAGTTTTTCCTACTGTTTATGAAGCACCTTTGTTCTGTGTAATACAACACCTCTGGCAGGAGATCCCAAATGCTTGCTCAGATATGTGACCCTCTAGGAGCTCTGGAAGGTGTTGATAATAAGCAATACTGGCTGAGTTAGAAATAGGTCCTCTTCTCCATTTTCAGTCTTGAGAATTATCCTGAGGATTTTCCTCACTAGCATTACTGTGTGGGTACCAAATCAATTCTTTGTCACCGGTAGCACAGCTGAAGCTTTTTAAGCTCTTATCTTGGAGGAGCCCCTGTCTGACCCGGAGGCTTACTTCTGAGATTGATTAGAACATGCTATCTAATTATTTCTAGGCTTGCGCCATGGGACTTAACCATGCTTCAAGtccttttatccttttcttcttattgCTGGTAAGTTATCTTTATGGAACAGTACAGTATTTTAATTGTAACAACAGTTGTCTTAGAGATAGGGGCCTAGAGTTCAGTCTTACTCTACGACTTGATAGTTGTGCAAACATTGAGCAAGACAGCTAACatatgcataatttaaaatgagtTAACATTGCTTACTTTATAGAGGTTTTGTGAGAGTTAACATAACATACTTAGAAGATCTGAGAACAGAGGGAGTGCACAATACAAGTTAGTTTAATCTGAACTGTTAGGCGGCCATTTTAAACTTTTCCCATGGTAAATAAAAGCAACTAAAGTGATTTTATAAGTATCCACGATACTTACTTCCCCCAGCAGTAACTCATTTCCCAAGATTTTCCCTGCTTNNNNNNNNNNNNNNNNNNNNNNNNNNNNNNNNNNNNNNNNNNNNNNNNNNNNNNNNNNNNNNNNNNNNNNNNNNNNNNNNNNNNNNNNNNNNNNNNNNNNTTTTGTGAGAGTTAACATAACATACTTAGAAGATCTGAGAACAGAGGGAGTGCACAATACAAGTTAGTTTAATCTGAACTGTTAGGCGGCCATTTTAAACTTTTCCCATGGTAAATAAAAGCAACTAAAGTGATTTTATAAGTATCCACGATACTTACTTCCCCCAGCAGTAACTCATTTCCCAAGATTTTCCCTGCttcttaaaattcctttaaatgaaatgaatgattcAGAATTGCCAGCTccatgtcttctctcttttctgaggAAAACCTCTTCTCAACTCTGCTTAAGTCTACCTCATTTAATCATCAGTGTAGGATCCTCAGATTCTTCATTCACAGTAGATAGTGCGGTTAATTGGGACTAGAGTCTTCAAAACAAGGAAGCCATTTTTAGGTACAAGCATggatctctcttttttctattgtttcactAACGTTTTTCTGTCTACATACAGAAGTTGCTGCTGCTCTTCCTATTTCGATTAGTTAAAATCTTAGCTGTCTTCTCTTAGCGGTATAGTCCTGCTCTTAAACCCTACAGAGAAGTATCACACAGATCCAGATGACCGCTAGTAGTGGTAAGGGGACAGATCAAAAATAAAGCTTTCGTCTCCAATGGAAATTCATGTTATAACTTTGTGTTGGTAGTAAGTCAGTCTGACATGGAAGTAGTCTAACCTCTAGGCCCTAAACGTTTCCAGAGGGCATACCAGTCGCTGTGGTAATCAATTTAAAtactcctctgttttcttctgagagaCTCTGTAATCCCATAAGTGATTTAAGTTGAACCTTTAAATCTTGCTGAAGATAATAACCTTTAGATACATTAGAAATAATGTGCAAAAGACCTAAACTGTACTttacttattaaaagaaattttcttcttttagttaattttttccCTGAGTATAGAAATGATACCAATTCATTGTGGGAATtttgggaaattaagaaaagCCTAATGGAGGAAAAGAGTCCACAATGTCAGATAAAACCattgatattttgattatttttatggttACATGACATACAGTAAAAACTTGAGAACACATTGCATTTCCTGTATCATaactttctgtttatttattttattttattgtttaaaaatttttaaaaatgttttatttatttttgatacaaagagagacagagcatgagagggggaggggcagagagagaagaagacacagaaccggaagtagtctccaggctccaggctctgagctagctgtcagcacagagcccgtcgtggggctcgaacccactaacgtgagatctgacctgagccaaagtcggaggcttaaccgactgagccccccaggcgccccacataactttctgtttaaaaataatgtattatgtgtattttctcattgtattagacatttttaatggacaccataatatttttttaaatggtaaatggaTAGAGGGGGAAGCCCATGAAATAAGTGGAAATGAAATTGTTTTGTATTAGAATCTtggcaattttccttttttcttttttttctctttgaaggtaCTGACAATTCGGAAGACTATTTTTTTTGTGAAAGCCAGGTTtagtattttcattctctctacATTTATCTTCTTCCAAGCATCACCACAATTGTATAGGCTTTAGTTAGGAGAGCATTCACTTTAGCAAGGAGGCTACCTCATGTATGATAATTACACCATGACATAAGGGAGTggaatacataatttttaaataggcacAATCATTTGTACTTCAATATTATAGCacgtgtttcatttttttctggatgttttatagttgtgatttttttttttttttttgcatt carries:
- the LOC115276681 gene encoding olfactory receptor 13D1-like; translated protein: MGNSSAVTEFFLVGLSKYPELQLLLFTLCLIMYVIIQLGNSLLIFIIILDSRLHTPMYFFLGNLSFLDICYTSSFIPPMLILFKSGRKSISFMGCALQMVVSLGLGSTECVLLAMMAYDRCVAICNPLRYPIIMHRVLYVHMAAWSWIIGCLTSLVQTVMAMILPFCGNNVIDHITCEILALLKLVCTDISMNVFIMTVGGIVLLVIPLLLIFISYVFILSSILRINSAEGRKKAFSTCSAHLTVVILFYGSALFMYMKPKSKDTKASDEIIVLSYGVVTPMLNPIIYSLRNKEVKEAVKKVLSRHLHLRKI